The nucleotide window tatttttattccaaATATTAATTGGTTTCACATTTTACTTAGCTTCtgctgtcagagcttggaaaagttacttttttgaaatacaactcccatcagccccagccagcatggccactagattgggctgatgggagttgtagttcaaaaaagtaacttttccaagctctggactcatTATGTTGTTTTTAGATACATtattgtcagctctgcactgagacggTAGTGCAGGCGggactggaaattcctgggtatttaccagagctggaaagtccttagctggcagcttggtcATAAATCTGTCAAGCTAACAAagatgaagcgtgataagggcaaggccctttccaagcttacatgccaagccagaagtccagaagcgaggtcagtagaagTCTGGGTTCAATTGCTAagaggtcagtccaagataagcttcagggaatctggaaacacatgaagccacacttgacattgtagtcagcaacaagctgaagccaaggtttgtcttttaaggagcaggtttgtcagcagttGTGAGCCATCAGccttttggccttaagtggacaggcctgtcCCTCTTGTGCCTGACCCTCTGTTGtttatgttctgcaggtgaggagggagtatcctgttcactgtctgggtctggctgaagggcttcagctgtgtctggggtgctctgcagctgagggggagaaggagctgggttctaaGGAGTTTCCTTGGTTTCTCCTTCCAGgtatgctgctgttactcccgagtcatcctcatctgatgagtcctctgaaggggccatgacacttatATTGGATTTTTATTATCTAAACTGCCTTGGGAATTTTCTAATGGAAAGTGCAGGCATGGTGCAACATTTTTAATAAAGACTAAGTACTCAGTGGAGGAGACACTGTTGAATCTGGTTTCGGTCCTCTGCCACTTCTCCATGCTAGCACAATTAAGTTTATTTTTCCTATTCCCTCAACTGCTAAACTTATTGGCTCTCAGGAGAGAGAGACACAAAAAATACTGACATATTTCAGTAAATTTCAAACAAGCACGCAATGAGACTGAAAGGAAGTGCAGAGGACATTGGACTCATTTTATATTAATTTACTAGAtctgttgtagtttttaaaaatctttccaTCTCCCCCATGAATTATTAACTTATATATTTGGAACCATTAAAGACATTTCTTGTAGCTGTTCCAGATGAGTTTTATCTTCAGTCCATGCAAGGCAGAACTTCAGCAAGAAGGTGAAGGAACATATTACAGACAGCAAAGTGAGAAAACCACCGCTCTGCTGATATTTGGTGTTTCTGCTGCTATGCACCCCAGTCCAACGAAGGTATGATTTGTTTCTCAGCAATAGTGGTCCATTGATGTTTGCCACCACAAGCTCTTTAGTATCCCCTCTACAAAAGTGGCCCGTTAACATATAGCATCCTGCTTCCGCTCGGGGCTGGTTCAAGACAGCATAAAGATCTGGGATTTTTCAGGATCCAATAGTGCCAAAACGCCAGTCACCTCAACACTGCTGCCATTGTGACTTTGCAGAGTTCAGCCACGAGGGCCAGCAGCAGTGTAAAAATATTCTCAGCTTTTTACTCTTTCAGGTAAAGAGGCCCTCTGAGATTCCTTACCTTACTCAATGTACCCCAAAATTCTAGAGCCAGGACTGCATGCCTTACAACTTTGTAAAAAATGTTTACAGAATATAAAGAGAGCTACTGTATATGTATATCATGTTACAGGTAGAAAGCTGAAAGATATTGACTAGGTTTATTTCTCTGATGCCTGATATATGAACTGGGAGATCTAGACAGTTTTGGAGACTTAACCATCCtgggttgctctttccttctgtaaactgaaGACTGAAGTGTGAGTGGTTCATAATTAATTATTTTGCTTAATGCAATTGTAGATATTCtgatttcttttattattatcattattttaggGAGATGAACTATTTTTGTCACTTCCTTTTTGAAAAATGGTGAGGCATTTAGTAGTCCATTTCTTCAGAGGTGCTCATTTTTATAAAGGATTTCGAGTCGTAGGAGATTCAGCAGAAGGAGCTAGCTCTAGTGTTATGCTGCAAAACAGTAGCTACATGCATATGGGAAGGGCTGTGGCCAGTAGCAGAGGGTGAGGTACGGTGGAGATGCTTACCTGATCACCTGGCAGGGGAATCACTGcttcttactgggagggagaaggagaagggagacAATGGTGAGATTGGCACAGtgtaaaatgttatttttaagaTGCTAAGGAAATATGCTATCTTAAGGATATCACTGTCTGATATTGATGCCAACATTTGTTATTGCGCTACTCAAAATATGGGAATATATTGCATATAACAGAAATCAGATAATGTTAGATAAGTGACCAAAGGTTATGTTCTGATTTAATCAACTATTTAGTCTATTTGATCAACTATGTGAGTCTGCAGAATGAATTCTTCAAAGGGGTGTGTGTCTTTGGTTGGGACAGTCTCTTCTGAAAACTCTTCATTATTCTTCTCATAATTTCTCAGCTGTTTCAGCCAAAGAAAAACCTCCAAATTCACACTAACATTTCACTTGAAATACCACTAAAAtatgtttataataataattaaaattcatttgaaatgcaACTGTTAAGGTGTGCATAGCATTTTCACCAATTTAAATGATATGGCCTATATTATTCAGCATTACTTTTCATGTGACTATTATCATCACTGTCAATGCATTTCCAGAATTTCCAATGCATTTCCAGAAACTATAAATGTGCATACAGCATTTTCACAGTTTTAAATATTGCCAGTATTATTCAGCATTACTTTTCATATGACCCACTATCACTGCCAATGTATTTCCAGAATTTTGCTTATTCTCATTTGTTTTCTAGATGGAAGACAACATGGTCTTGGAGAAATTAAATTACACAGAAGAAACAACTTTCACCATTACTGGATTCACAGGTACCAAGAGGTTACAAAttatatatttcatttcattCCTTCTTATCTATCTCCTTACTCTTTCGGGGAACATCATCCTGCTCATCACACTAAAGACAGAGTCAAGTCTCCACACACCTATGTACTTCTTCCTGAGCAATCTTGCTGTGCTGGAAATTGCTTATATCTCAGTCACTCTCCCTAAACTTCTAGCAATATCCTTAGGAAGATCCATGTTTATCTCTCTTACAGCATGTCTTGTACAGTcatatttcttcttctttctggGTTCCACAGAGTGTTTCCTACTTGCTGTCATGGCTTATGATCGTTATGTGGCCATATGCAACCCACTGAGATACCCAATACTGATGTGCAACAAAATATGTGTCTACTTAGCCTTAGGTTCCTGGGTGACTGGATTCCTAAATCCTTGCCCATCTACCATCTTAGTTAGCAGGCTGCACTTCTGTGGCAACATCATCAACCATTTCTTCTGTGATGTCCCACCACTGCTCAGCCTGTCATGTACTAACACCTACATCAGCAGAACCATCATCTTCATCAGTTCAGCAGTCATAGTATTAGGCACTTTTCTGTTGACCATGCTTTCTTATGCCTGCATCCTGGCAACCCTTCTGAGAATGTCTTCAACAAAGGGACGGCAGAAGGCCTTTTCCACCTGCACTGCCCACCTGACTGTAGTAACACTCTACTATGGAACAGTAATCTTCATATATGTCAACCCTGCAGGCCAGCACTCAATGGAAACTAACAAGGTGGTCTCGTTTATCTATAGTGTGGTAACCCCTATGCTCAACCCAATCATCTACAGTCTGAGAAATGAAGATgtcaaaaaagctttgaaaaaaatGATGGTTAGGAGATTCTGTCTCAGAAAACAATCCTCTTAGATACAGAAGCATGGGCTTAGCAGAGGTTAATATTTTATAAAAGTTGGCTCAACAATATTCCAAAATATATCTTTCATTGGGTAATTTCAGTCTACCAAAAGAGGTTTATCTGAATGGCTGAAAAGTGACAGTGATATAAAGCAAATTATTttgattagggctgtgcacagaccctcCTAATTACCCCATGGCTCCAATCTGGAGGGGAGTGCTTTAGGTGAACCCACCCTGGGTTGACTTGAAGACTACCCGCCTTGGCTTGGAGCCACTCCCAAATAGATTTGGGAGGCAGGGCTAATGATTAAAAATACTAAGTAACTTACagagtgagggggaaggagaccagcatggccaattgtgtGCAGGTTCACTCCCTCAGCTCATCGGCTGTTGAGCCCAGGGAGCAATCCTGGGGGTGATTTTCTGCTGTTCCTCCCAGAGAGTGATCCTGGCTGTTTGCAAGTGGAAAGTACCTTGTAAACCTCCATCCCCCAGGATTGCTCCTGGGCTCAACAGCCAAGAAGCCCAGGATGCAAACCTGCAGGATTCAGGTATGCAATGGGCTTTTCTGCACAAAAGCGCCTTGGTAAAATAAGGGATTCATGGATAAAGACTTGCCATTTATTGTGCATATTGTAACTACCTTTAAATACTTTTATACATATATTGGCAACTTCTATGGAACTCCTAGGGAATTGTCTGTCAAAGCACAAAATAGCCTGAGATCTGCTTCGCTTGAACAATGAAAAAGTATTGTTTGCTTAATCAACCATCTCCAAACTTTAGTGGGATAGAAAATGTAAAAGGTATTTGTTATAATTTTAATGGCTGAGCTGCATTTGCCAACCTTTTTGCCCCATGGGCACATTGGAAACCTGAAAACTGTTGTGAGCACCACAACCAAACACACACCACAGCCTCTTCTATTGCTTACAATACAATTCTTTTTTCAAGTCTAATCTTAGCATGAGGAAGGGACCCTGTGGGCACTGCAGTAGGTATTTGTGGACACCTGTTCATCTGTGAGGGCCATTTTGGTGACTCTTAGTCTAGCTTGAGGTAGACATGACAAAAGTAGCAAAAATCTGCAATGGAAAGGGCTACTTTGCTTTCGCATAACCACATAATTGTGGAAATGAAATCAAACAGGTTTGTGACTGAAATTGCAGATATCATGTGGAGCAGAAGATATTCTGAACATAGCTAAAATTATCAGCTAACTTTTTTTACTATTAAATGGATCATATAATACATGATCTTTAGTAAGCCATATATGTTCTAAATTAGGCCTGCACAGCTCGTGACCCACCAAGTCATatgtggttgaccactgtgggattAGATCTCCAGTTGCTGATGCTGTTCTGGGATTGAGTGCGGGGAATTTGTATGCACCCTGCACCAGTAAAGCCAAAACACATGTCTGGTGGGTTGAGCTCAGATTGGTGGGTCACAAGTCATACCAGCTTGAGAAATACAGACTGCTATGGAAACCCCAACTACTACTGCTATGGCTCATCTCTCCATTACAATTAATATCATGGTCTGACACAAGTTTCCTGGTGGTCCTGGTCATCTGCTCCACACCATCTTGGTTTCCATTCACAGCCTTTCCTCAACTTTACAGGTACTTCTTTTTCTGTAGATGTTCAGTGCAAGATCAGTGATCAGTGAAACTTCAGTTGCCTGTGACCTGCTTGAGGCTGAAGCCAATATAGTCATGCTTACAGTAATATGTACATTAGAGATCAATGATTCAGTGTGGTATGTGTGACCCAATTTTGGTCAATATGGTTTTTCTACTTGCATACTCTGTGTAATATCAACCAACAATGAAGCTGGTGTTGTAGGGATGCGGTGGTAAAATATATTCAATAATTAAtgccatttaattaattaaattaaataaataaataaaaataaattcagcaTCCATTGGCCTTAGAGTGGATCCTGATACATTCCTGAAAAGGTTCCAGCCATGAGCAGGAATGCCTTTCATTAACATAAGCTGATGAGAAATCTGAGTTAGCAGGTATAACTCATACGTTTGTAATATGTAGAGTGTATATTTTAGAGTTCTGACTCCTGAATGTTCACTGACAACTCAAAACTTCCCTCTTTCTGTATTAATAAAGTGGAATTTTAAATATAGTGTTTACATCCTTACGTATTTTGCATATTGCATTATCATACTTCATAGTGAAGATACCATCTTCAACTGTGAACTACTAAtgtgcatgtttgtttattttcatttcctttattaattgcttcccatgaaacaCCCCAAagctcttaaaaataaaaatgctataaaaatatatcaaaacatcaACAATCAAAACACACATATTTTGGCACACTTGCAATGGCTAAGTTTCCAGGCTcacttcaaggtgctggttttgacctatagagccttatgcagctcaggaccttaATACCATGAGGGCTACCTCTCCCCATAGGAACTGACCAGGACCCTGCATTTGTCATCATAGGTTCTTCTACATGTGCCCCCTCCACAGGAGGTCAGAGGGTGGCAAcgtgagaatgggccttttcaatggtggccctctgactgtggaattctctccccagggaggcacacctggcaccttTCCtaagtgccaggcaaagaccttcctcttcattCTGTCCTTTGGCCCTTGATGTATGCTGTCTGagttattcctttttttttgctatttgatgggttttaagtttttattgaTTGCTATGTATGGCTTtttttacagctggtatagcacagtggggaggagagcctggctgggactcctgagtctgtgagttcaaattcctgctcatgtctcctgggtgtagaGGGCTagctaaaaatcacccccacagtgagtggctcaggggttacatgccctgccacctgtgcagccatgggcaagctgcatagtcccaaggagcccagttgccctccagttggcagttgaggacaaggaaggggctggcttgtgcagctgtggtaagCTGAGCAGACCTTAGCCAGCTggtgaggactagcctcagagggaggcaatggtaaaccccctctgaataccacttaccatgaaaaccctattcataggattgccacaagtcaggattgacttgaagatagtccatttccattttcgttTATGGCTTTTAACATATTGATGGGTTTTATTGATTGTGTGTTTGATTATTattcttgttttacatttctgtatgttttaaatctgttgtgAGTTGCACAGAGACCATTTGGTATtaagttactactactactactactaataatagtaataataacatcATATCTAATACAGAGAAGGATTGGGATAAGAATCtccgcttaaaaggcttgttgaaaaatgaGTTTTcaacagatgctgaaaagacTGTGTTtatctgatatgtaatgggagggcattccaaacgGTAGGTGCTACCACCCTAAAGGCCAATTCCTTCATTATACAAAACAGTCCTCCTTATGAGATTGTATCTGCAAAAGGCCTACTTTTCCAAAAGAATTTCACCACAAGAACAAATGCCTGAGGAAATAAATTGTAAGGGGATAAATTAAGCATAGCTACCCAGATCACTGTTTTTTACTACCAAATCATAGGGCACACTACTTTTCAGATTTTCAAATTCTCAGGCCTTGGTCTTCTGCCAATAACTCAATGAAACAGATCTTTTAGTTCAGGGGTGTTGAATCTGTGACCCCCTCTCTCCTGTTTTAGTGAAATGCCAGATACAAGAGTGTTATTagttattttaatttaaattatagAATCAACTTCTCTCCAATATGTTTAAGAGCAGGTAATGCCTTTCACTGTTTCACTATTTGTTCAAATATTTTTTAAGGTGTTTCCAATCACTTGGAAACATCAAATGTCTGTCACTTGGAGCAGAGTGAAACCAGTGACTGTATGGAAAGATTCCATCCTTGGAGTATAAAAGCTCAACACATGCACTCCATCATCATATTGACAGCCTTCTTGCCAGTATATGGTGACATGTACCCACTGATCCACTTCTTCACTCTAGTTTCCCTCTCATTTGAAAATAGAGGTTAGTCTTACTGTATAAGATGGTGTGATATGATTCCTTGTTGATGTGATAAATCCGTAGTGATTTTACAGGAAAGTTATCCTTCAGACAAAAGAATGATGTCCTCTGAAAGGAAAGATCTATCACACCTTGGTTATCTTGTATATTTAATGCCAATGTCATAAAATTTATTTACATTATCACAATTCATTTCACTATTCCCCACAGAAAATCAGACTCTGTTTCTTTGTCCAGACATGGAGGCACAAAATGAAACTGACCTGACTGAGTTCATCATCCTGGGTTTTAAAAATCTTCAGGAGGCACATCTCTTGCTCTTCAATGGGTTCTTAATCACCTATCTATTCACTGTGCTATGGAATACCTTCATTGTTGTAATGACATTAGTGGACCAGAGGCTCAGAACTCCCATGTATTTCTTCATTGGTAATCTCTCATTTCTTGATATCTGCTACACTACCACCACTATCCCCCAAATGTTGGCTCACCTTCTCTCAGAGAGAAGCACCATTTCCTACATGGGCTGTGTGCTCCAGGtctattttttcttctcttttgtaGGCACTGAGTGCCTCCTTCTTGCAGTGATGGCATTTGACCGCTATGTTGCCATATGCAACCCTTTACGCTACACACTGATTATTGGCAAAGAAATTTGTCTCCAGCTGGCCACAGCCTGCTGGGCTGGGGGCTTCCTGAACTCAGTAGTGCACACCACCTTTGCTTTCCAGCTACCATTCTGTGGGAAGAACCACCTCGATGCTTTCTACTGTGATATCCCTCCACTGCTGAAGTTATCATGCAGAGACACTTCCCTTAACCAAATTCTCTTATCCATTGGCCTTTTTATAGCTTGGACCCCATTACTTTGCATCCTTCTATCATACACTTACATCATTTCAACTGTCTTAAACATGCACTCTTCAGAAGGGAGACAAAAGGCATTCTCCACCTGCTCCTCTCACCTCACTGTGGTCCTTTTGTACTATGGCAGCTCCATCTTCACCTACTTGAATTCAAATAACAGCCACTCCTCAAATCATGCCAGGCTTGTCTCAGTTATATATACTGTCTTGACACCACTCTTAAATCCTATCATATATACCTTACGCAACAAGGATGTAAAGAAAGCCTGGAAAAGTATGATTAGAAAGAGATGAATTTTGGGAGAAACATACACAGAGATTAGCCATACTTATTTTCACACTTATTTTTGTCTTTAGAATTTCATATTCACACCTTAACTCTGCTATGAATTAAATTAATCAAAACTTCTGAAAATTACCAACTGTTTTCCAATTTGTTGGGTATCTCATTGTGTACCATTCCTTGTTCATAAAACTCATATGCCAGTCATATTCATTTGGGAATGCTTTGTCACTGTGCAACTTCTTGATTGATAAACTTGTGCATTTGGATGGATGAAATGCTTGCTATGAATATCTCCTCCAACAAATTCTTACACAGATCTCccatttaatatttttgtatgcatccTATGTATTCAAACCATATTATACAGCTCCATGGACAAGTCCATGTCTGTTCATGATCGtcataggattgcattgctaaAATAAGCTTGTTGTGTCACAAAAGCCTAGGTTTACCTAACTAGTCTAACTCTGAAAGCCTCAGAGATTACTCAAGACAAATTATGGCAGGGGCtatgtggtgacctccagattTGGTGGACTTCAACCCCCATTTTTCCCTGGCTACTAGCTATGCTGGCTAGATCTGGTAGGATGATGCTAACCTCCACACAAATGTTCTGAAAAAATTATAGTAATACTGAATAAACCAGTTGAGAGCCAGTGTCATGTAgtcattaaggtgttggactacaacctgggagaccagggttcaaatccccacacagccatgaaactcactgggtgaccttgggccagtcactgcctctcagcctcatgaaaaccctattcatagggtcgccataagtcggaatcaacttgaaggcagtacatttacatttttaataaacCAGTCATCTGAAATAGCCCTTAGAGGGATGAAAAAGAAGTGAAAAAATCTTGGTCTGGAAATGATTGTCAAAGCAGCCAGATCATAAAGTCCCTCACAGCATGGAACTTCCTTACCCAGCCTGCTACTGCTGTCTTTCCAAACTTTCCTTGGCTGTTGGGGGCAGAATTGATTTGCTTCCAAGTTTATATGCAATTGTTGCTACCAATTCTATACCACATCATAAGGAATCTACCCCATCTGAAACTGATAGCAGCTGGAATGGATTTTATGTAACCAGCAGGTAAATTACTAATAATAGGTTTGTGAGGTTAAATTAAAATACTTCTGTACCTCTGTACATGTGTGAATACAAGGCATGACAGTGTTGGCATGACTCCATTTTATGTCTACCTTCTAGATGTGCTTATTGGGAGGTGAAGTATGTAGTAGAAATGACATGGCTTCAAACGTGCTTATTGGGAATCTGCCTTCTCTGATAGTTGAGCCATTAAATTGATGGAATTTGTTAAAGAATAAACATATCTGAATTACAGTCTAGCAGTAGTTCATTCTTCAGTGATGCATTTGTGCAGCTCTCATGGGGCTTATGTAGGATAAGGGGGATTGTTCTCTAAAGCCagacatggctttaaaagaagattaggcaaattcatggaggataaggctgtcaatggatactagccacaatgggtatgctctgtctccattgtcggaggcagtgtactcctgaatgccagttgctgaaaatcacaaatggggagaatgTTATTTCATTCAGATCCTTcttttggacttcccataggcatatgactggccactgtgacaacagaatTCTAGAGTAGATGGACGATTAGCCTGATCCAACAAgctttccttatgttcttatgttaagtgtGCATGTATGGGAAACACAATATTCATTGTGCTCCAAAATGATGTCAAGAAGAAAGAAATGTAAGAAGAGCACTGGCTGCACTGGCTCTCAAAGTGTACTTGTTTTTACAATTATCTGCAATTCATCTTCCCAATCCTAGTTCACCTGCAGATGCTACATACTCCAATGCAAACAAACATAGACCATCTCCTGCTAATGAAAACTATCGCTCTCTTGTCTCTGAACTTGACCTTGCATCCAACAATGAAGTGGCATTGTGACATCACTGGTTGAAGATTCGATCACCATCATTACCTTCATGGGACTGCTACAAAAATATTTCCTTTGTATATGTAGCTTATGTCCACCTTGCTTTGACGTGTGTTTTGTctaattcccccctcccatgatTAGGGAGAGTACCATTCTGTCTTCTAATTATATTCATTCATATCTGCTGTCTCTGTGTTatccagaaatatttttttaaaaaatgaacttgaTCAGcacatcacatttttaaaactgcttCTCCAACATAAGAGAAAATGTGAAATTAAAACTTGGGGAAATTATGACGGGACCATGAAATGAACAATTATCAGGTGTTGCAAAGGGATTTACTTATGTAAATTATATAGGTAAGATGT belongs to Rhineura floridana isolate rRhiFlo1 chromosome 11, rRhiFlo1.hap2, whole genome shotgun sequence and includes:
- the LOC133366597 gene encoding olfactory receptor 5V1-like isoform X1, with translation MSFIFSPCKAELQQEGEGTYYRQQSEKTTALLIFGVSAAMHPSPTKMEDNMVLEKLNYTEETTFTITGFTENQTLFLCPDMEAQNETDLTEFIILGFKNLQEAHLLLFNGFLITYLFTVLWNTFIVVMTLVDQRLRTPMYFFIGNLSFLDICYTTTTIPQMLAHLLSERSTISYMGCVLQVYFFFSFVGTECLLLAVMAFDRYVAICNPLRYTLIIGKEICLQLATACWAGGFLNSVVHTTFAFQLPFCGKNHLDAFYCDIPPLLKLSCRDTSLNQILLSIGLFIAWTPLLCILLSYTYIISTVLNMHSSEGRQKAFSTCSSHLTVVLLYYGSSIFTYLNSNNSHSSNHARLVSVIYTVLTPLLNPIIYTLRNKDVKKAWKSMIRKR
- the LOC133366597 gene encoding olfactory receptor 5V1-like isoform X2, encoding MEDNMVLEKLNYTEETTFTITGFTENQTLFLCPDMEAQNETDLTEFIILGFKNLQEAHLLLFNGFLITYLFTVLWNTFIVVMTLVDQRLRTPMYFFIGNLSFLDICYTTTTIPQMLAHLLSERSTISYMGCVLQVYFFFSFVGTECLLLAVMAFDRYVAICNPLRYTLIIGKEICLQLATACWAGGFLNSVVHTTFAFQLPFCGKNHLDAFYCDIPPLLKLSCRDTSLNQILLSIGLFIAWTPLLCILLSYTYIISTVLNMHSSEGRQKAFSTCSSHLTVVLLYYGSSIFTYLNSNNSHSSNHARLVSVIYTVLTPLLNPIIYTLRNKDVKKAWKSMIRKR
- the LOC133366597 gene encoding olfactory receptor 5V1-like isoform X3, with the translated sequence MEAQNETDLTEFIILGFKNLQEAHLLLFNGFLITYLFTVLWNTFIVVMTLVDQRLRTPMYFFIGNLSFLDICYTTTTIPQMLAHLLSERSTISYMGCVLQVYFFFSFVGTECLLLAVMAFDRYVAICNPLRYTLIIGKEICLQLATACWAGGFLNSVVHTTFAFQLPFCGKNHLDAFYCDIPPLLKLSCRDTSLNQILLSIGLFIAWTPLLCILLSYTYIISTVLNMHSSEGRQKAFSTCSSHLTVVLLYYGSSIFTYLNSNNSHSSNHARLVSVIYTVLTPLLNPIIYTLRNKDVKKAWKSMIRKR